The Citrifermentans bemidjiense Bem genome window below encodes:
- a CDS encoding DegT/DnrJ/EryC1/StrS family aminotransferase, translated as MRSEFLPFSTPTIEDAEINEVVDSLKSGWITTGPKVKRFEEEFRAYVGAPFAVSLSSATAGLHLTLLALKFREGDEVITTPMTFASTVSICVLCGLKPVLVDIEPGTLNIDAGKIREKITPRTRAIIPVHFAGQSCDMDPIFDLAREFNLTVIEDAAHAAGTEYKGRKIGSLDSISIFSFHPNKNITTGEGGMVCTADEAIAEEVSLLKFHGMSREAWKRFAVSGTPGYDIVLPGFKYNMMDIQAALGIHQLPKLDGFIDRRTEIAHFYNQELADVAELSLPAYAPYSQRHAWHLYTPLVKIERLSIDRDGFMAQLKELNIGTGLHYKAVHRHAWYQANLPQPENSLPNADYASDRILSLPLFPKMTQEDARDVVEAVKIVIARNRK; from the coding sequence GTGCGCAGCGAATTTCTACCCTTTTCCACCCCGACCATCGAGGATGCCGAAATCAACGAGGTGGTCGATTCACTCAAATCGGGCTGGATCACCACCGGACCGAAGGTAAAGCGCTTCGAGGAGGAGTTCCGCGCCTATGTCGGCGCCCCGTTCGCGGTGTCCCTCTCCTCGGCCACCGCCGGGCTGCACCTGACCCTTTTGGCCTTGAAATTCCGGGAAGGGGACGAGGTGATCACCACCCCGATGACCTTCGCCTCTACGGTGAGCATCTGCGTTCTCTGTGGCCTTAAGCCGGTCCTCGTCGATATCGAGCCGGGAACCCTTAACATAGACGCCGGGAAGATACGAGAGAAGATCACCCCGCGCACCAGGGCCATCATCCCGGTGCACTTCGCGGGGCAGTCCTGCGACATGGACCCGATCTTCGATCTGGCCCGCGAGTTCAACCTTACCGTCATCGAAGACGCGGCACACGCCGCCGGCACCGAGTACAAGGGGCGCAAAATCGGCTCCCTGGACAGCATCTCCATCTTCTCATTCCACCCCAACAAGAACATCACCACCGGCGAGGGGGGGATGGTCTGCACCGCGGATGAAGCGATTGCCGAAGAGGTGTCGCTTTTGAAGTTCCACGGCATGAGCCGCGAGGCGTGGAAGCGCTTCGCGGTGAGCGGGACGCCGGGCTACGACATCGTGCTTCCCGGTTTCAAGTACAACATGATGGACATCCAGGCGGCCCTGGGGATCCACCAGCTCCCCAAGCTGGACGGCTTCATCGACCGGCGCACCGAGATCGCCCATTTCTACAACCAAGAGCTTGCCGACGTGGCTGAACTAAGCCTCCCCGCGTACGCCCCCTACAGCCAGCGCCACGCCTGGCACCTCTATACGCCGCTGGTTAAAATCGAGCGGCTCTCCATCGACCGGGACGGCTTCATGGCGCAGTTGAAGGAACTCAACATCGGCACCGGACTGCACTACAAGGCGGTACACCGACACGCCTGGTACCAGGCCAACCTGCCGCAGCCGGAAAACTCGCTCCCAAACGCCGACTACGCCTCCGACCGCATCCTGTCGCTGCCGCTTTTCCCGAAAATGACGCAAGAAGACGCGCGCGACGTAGTTGAAGCTGTAAAGATCGTGATCGCAAGGAACCGCAAATGA
- a CDS encoding bifunctional UDP-4-keto-pentose/UDP-xylose synthase has product MKVLILGVNGFIGNALTHRILTTTDWEVFGLDMASDKLERSIGNSRFHFLEGDITINKEWIEYNIKKCDVVLPLVAIATPITYVKDPLRVFELDFEENLKIIRLCAKYNKRIIFPSTSEVYGMSPDREFDEENSPLMLGPINKERWIYSCAKQMLDRVIYAYGAHEGLRYTLFRPFNWIGPKLDSISTAKEGSSRVLTQFLYNILAGEPIQLVDGGEQRRSFTFLEDGIDCLMRIIENRDGCADSGIFNIGNPDNDLSVKELAHKLVAMVQQYPEYREKALACPIIEVSSAQYYGKGYQDMLNRVPSVKNAKARLGWEPRTTVDDALKETLDFYLIEKRETIQHLL; this is encoded by the coding sequence TTGAAAGTACTAATTCTCGGAGTTAACGGCTTCATCGGCAACGCCCTCACCCATCGCATCCTGACCACCACCGACTGGGAGGTCTTTGGCCTCGACATGGCCAGCGATAAGCTGGAGCGTTCCATCGGCAATTCCCGCTTTCACTTCCTGGAAGGGGACATCACCATCAACAAGGAATGGATCGAGTACAACATCAAAAAGTGCGACGTGGTGCTCCCCCTGGTTGCCATCGCCACCCCCATCACCTACGTCAAAGACCCCCTCAGGGTCTTCGAACTCGACTTCGAGGAGAACCTCAAGATCATTCGCCTCTGCGCCAAGTACAACAAGCGGATCATCTTCCCCTCCACCTCGGAGGTCTACGGGATGAGCCCCGATCGCGAGTTCGACGAGGAGAACTCGCCGCTCATGCTGGGCCCGATCAACAAGGAGCGCTGGATCTACTCCTGCGCCAAGCAGATGCTGGACCGGGTCATTTATGCCTACGGCGCCCATGAGGGACTGCGCTACACCCTGTTCCGCCCCTTCAACTGGATCGGCCCGAAGCTGGACTCGATCAGCACCGCGAAGGAGGGGAGTTCCCGCGTCCTGACCCAGTTCCTCTACAACATCCTGGCCGGCGAGCCGATCCAGCTCGTGGACGGCGGAGAGCAGCGCCGTTCCTTCACCTTCCTCGAGGACGGTATCGACTGCCTGATGCGGATCATTGAGAACCGTGACGGCTGCGCCGATTCCGGGATCTTCAATATCGGCAACCCCGACAACGACCTGTCGGTAAAGGAACTTGCCCATAAGCTTGTGGCAATGGTACAGCAGTACCCCGAATACCGGGAGAAGGCGCTTGCCTGCCCCATAATCGAGGTCAGCTCCGCGCAATACTACGGAAAGGGGTACCAGGACATGCTGAACAGGGTCCCTTCCGTGAAAAACGCCAAGGCACGACTGGGGTGGGAGCCGCGCACCACTGTGGATGACGCGTTGAAAGAGACCCTCGACTTCTACCTGATCGAGAAGCGGGAAACCATCCAGCACCTTTTGTAA
- a CDS encoding glycosyltransferase: protein MTPYLSIVVPVYNEEGNLDNLMGRLYPVLRGMGRPFEIIFTDDGSRDRSLEILKRMAGEYPEVRVIEFNGNFGQHMAIMAAFEISRGEIVITLDADLQNPPEEIPKLVAEMELGHDVVGSIRQNRQDTFFRKSASRLVNITTRKMTGMRMTDYGCMLRAYHRNVVDNINRCCEASTFIPALAQTFASSPSEVEVAHAERSEGESKYSLYKLVRLNFDLMTGFSVVPLQLFALTGIITALGAVAFALFLMARRFVVGAEVEGIFTLFAILFFFIGVTIFGIGIVGEYVGRIYQEVRRRPRYVVRRIHGGSDEG, encoded by the coding sequence ATGACCCCCTACCTATCCATCGTCGTTCCCGTCTACAACGAGGAAGGGAACCTAGACAACCTGATGGGGCGCCTCTACCCCGTGCTGCGCGGGATGGGGCGCCCCTTTGAAATCATCTTCACCGACGATGGGAGCCGCGACCGCTCGCTGGAAATCCTGAAACGCATGGCCGGGGAATACCCTGAAGTGCGGGTGATCGAATTCAACGGCAACTTCGGCCAGCACATGGCCATCATGGCCGCCTTCGAGATCAGCCGAGGCGAGATCGTGATCACCCTGGACGCGGACCTGCAGAACCCGCCCGAGGAGATACCCAAGCTGGTAGCCGAAATGGAGCTTGGACACGACGTGGTGGGGTCCATCCGGCAAAACCGGCAGGACACGTTCTTCCGCAAGAGCGCTTCGCGCCTGGTCAACATAACCACGCGGAAAATGACCGGCATGAGGATGACCGACTACGGTTGCATGCTGCGCGCCTACCACCGCAACGTGGTGGACAACATCAACCGCTGCTGCGAGGCAAGCACCTTCATCCCGGCCCTCGCCCAGACCTTCGCGTCGAGCCCTAGCGAGGTCGAGGTGGCGCACGCGGAGCGCAGCGAGGGAGAGAGCAAGTACTCGCTCTACAAGCTGGTCCGCCTGAACTTCGACCTGATGACCGGCTTTTCCGTGGTGCCGCTGCAACTCTTCGCCCTTACCGGCATCATCACCGCGCTCGGTGCCGTTGCCTTCGCCCTGTTCCTCATGGCGAGGCGCTTTGTGGTCGGCGCCGAGGTGGAAGGGATCTTCACCCTGTTCGCCATCCTGTTCTTCTTCATCGGCGTCACCATTTTCGGGATCGGGATCGTGGGAGAGTACGTGGGGAGGATCTACCAGGAGGTGCGGCGCAGGCCGCGCTACGTGGTGCGCAGGATACACGGAGGAAGCGATGAAGGATAA